A window of the Brumimicrobium sp. genome harbors these coding sequences:
- a CDS encoding tRNA pseudouridine(38-40) synthase TruA produces MQFYYLLEMQYLGFRFHGWQTQPNVKTVQETILKTLRHVLPDIKSKIIASGRTDAKVSVEHTYIELFTDQEMEDLEAFLPLLNKNLPADIRALSIQPTDANFNIILAPKIKEYHYFFAFGEKFHPFCAPYMCNIMDNLDIELMKDAAKAFEGEKDFFSYAFRPTSTTNTRGEVISCEIVENNFFTASFFPKKSYVMKVKGKGFKRNQIRLMMGMLFDLGRGNTMWDDFQKTLDGSNKITLINIAPASGLQLFKVNL; encoded by the coding sequence ATGCAATTCTACTACCTGTTAGAGATGCAATATCTCGGATTTCGTTTTCATGGCTGGCAAACACAGCCAAATGTTAAAACTGTACAAGAAACTATCTTGAAAACACTACGTCATGTGTTGCCAGATATAAAGTCAAAGATTATTGCTTCGGGCAGAACTGATGCAAAAGTATCTGTAGAGCATACTTACATTGAACTTTTCACAGACCAAGAGATGGAAGATTTGGAAGCATTTCTGCCATTGCTTAATAAAAATCTTCCTGCTGATATCAGAGCCCTTTCCATCCAACCAACGGATGCAAATTTTAATATTATCCTTGCACCTAAAATAAAGGAATATCATTATTTTTTTGCTTTTGGAGAGAAATTCCACCCTTTTTGTGCGCCTTATATGTGCAACATTATGGATAATCTAGACATAGAACTCATGAAAGATGCAGCTAAAGCCTTTGAGGGAGAAAAGGATTTTTTCTCATACGCCTTTCGCCCCACTTCAACCACAAATACAAGGGGAGAAGTAATCTCATGTGAAATTGTAGAAAACAATTTTTTTACGGCCTCCTTCTTTCCAAAGAAAAGTTATGTTATGAAAGTAAAAGGTAAAGGATTTAAACGCAATCAGATTCGCTTGATGATGGGGATGTTATTTGACCTCGGGAGAGGAAATACCATGTGGGATGATTTCCAAAAAACTTTAGATGGTTCAAACAAGATTACATTAATTAACATCGCGCCTGCTTCCGGTTTACAATTATTTAAGGTCAATCTCTAA